The sequence AACATGATCACCGCGCTGGCCGTGCCGCTGGCCGCCACCAGCAGGAAGATGCCCGGCATGCCGAACCAGAAGATCATCCCCACCCACGCAGCCCAGAACACCAGCGAGGAGCCGAGGTCCGGCTGCTCCATCACCAGCACGGCGGGGATGGCCGTCAGCAGCAGCGAGACACCCGTGGCCAGCGACTTGCGCCGGCTGTCAACGCCCCGGGCCAGCAGGCTGGCGTTCAGGATGATGCACGACACCTTCGCCAGCTCGGCCGGCTGCAGGCTGACCGGCCCGAACACGAGCCACCGCCGGGCCCCGCTGATGACCGGCCCGAACACCGGCACCAGCAGCAGCAGCACCAGCGAGATGAGCCAGGGAAACGGCGCCAGGTTGTCGATGTGGCGCAGCGGCACGCGTGAGGCGACCACCAGGCCCACATACCCGACGATGGCCCAGGTCAGCTGGCGCCAGAACACCGACTTCGGGACGCCCGGATCCACGTCCTCGTAGGGCCCGATGATGGGTTCGGTCACCGACCACAACACGGCCAGGCTGGTCAGGCACAGCGCCAGCCAGCACCAGAAGATGACGCGGTCCCCGCGGGGGGTCAGCAGCTCGCGCAGACCTCCCATCAGTCGGCCCCTTCCGGAATCTCCACGGGGACGGCCACCGAGTCGGCTTCATCCTCGTGGAAATAGGCGCTCAGGAATGCGCCGGCCACCGGCGCGGCCTCGCTGCCGCCGTGACCTGCGTTCTCCATGATGACGGCGATGGCGACCTCAGGCGAGGTGGCCGGGGCAAAGGCCATGAACCAGGCGTGGTCGTCCCCGTGCGGGTTCTGCGCCGTGCCGGTCTTGCCCGCCACCTCCACCGTCTTGAGGCGCGCCGCGGGGCCGGTGCCTTCCTTCACGGTCCGGCGCATGGCTTCGCGCACCCAGGACATGGTCGGCCCGGAACGGCAACGGTCGCGGCTGGCGGCGCACCGGCGCCGGCGTGCGCACGAAGACCGGGTCCGGCATGGCCCCGCTCGTGGCCAGCCGGCCGGCCTCGACCGCCATCTGGATCGGCGTCACCAGCAGCTCACCCTGCCCGATGGAGGTGTTCATCAACACGCCGCGCGACCACTTGCCCTTGCCCATGTGCTTGTCGTACCACGCCGCGTCGGGAACGTTCCCCTTCACCTCATCACGGAACTCGGTGGTCACCCGGCTGCCCAGCCCGAAGGCCCGGGCCGCGGCCGCCAGTTCGTCCACCTGCATGCGCATGCCCAGCTGGTAGTAGAACGTATCGCACGAGTTCATCATGGCGCCGGTGTGGTCCAGGTAGCCGTGCCCGCCCTTCTTCCAGCAGCGGAAGTAGCGGTTGCCATAGGTCCAGCCGCCGCCGCACGGCTCCAGTGAGCTCGTGGTGGAGATGTGGCCTCCGGACAGGCCGGCCAGCGAGGTGATCGTCTTGAACAGCGAAGCCGGCGGGTACGTGGCCTGGGTGATGCGGTTGAACAGCGGCTTGTCCGGGTCGCTGATCAACTCGTTCCACTGGGTGGTCGTCAGCGAGCCGCTCATCAGGTTGGGATCGAACGACGGGTTGCTGTACGCCGCCAGCACCTCGCCCGTGCGCACGTCCAGGGCCACGGCACAGGCCGGGCGGTCGCCGATCGCCGTCGCCAGCCGTTGCTGCAGGCGCAGCGACAGCGTCACCTCGACGTCGGTGCCCGGCACCACGTCACGCACCCAGATCGGCTTCTGCCCGACGATGCGCCCCGAGGCGTTCACTTCTTCCAGCTTGATGCCGGCAATGCCGCGCAGCGCCGGTTCCATGGCCTCCTCGACGCCCATCTTCCCGACGTAGTCGCCCTGCGCGTAGGCGCTGGTGGTCGTGTCCAGCTCAGCCTGGTTCACCTCGCCCACATAGCCGATCGCGTGGGCGAACAGCGGCCCGAACAGGTACTGCCGCCGCGAGCGCGTCACCACCTTCACCCCGGGCAGGTCGCGCCCGCGCTCCTCGACGGTGAAGATGCGCGCCGGCGAGGCATCCGGAACCAGCACCAGCTGGTCCCTGCGCGCGGCCTGCTGCTGCAGGCGGTCGAGCGTCTCGTAGCGGTCAAGGCCGAACCACTCGATGAGGCGGTTGAGCGTCGAGTCGGGCCCGGCCGGCGTCAGGCACTTGCGAGGCACGATGATGTCGGCGATGTACAGGTTGGCCACCAGCAGGTTGCCGTCACGGTCGTAGATGCGGCCGCGCGGCGCCTTGACCCGGAACCGGTCCTGCCGGTTCTCGAGCGCCTGGTCCTGGTAGTACGAGTGGCGGATGACCGTCAGGTGGAACAGGTTCACGACGAGGATGGCGAAAGCCACGATGATGATGGTCCGCAGCAGCGCATGGCGGACGGTGAGGTCGTGGCCGTTCACGGCCTAGTCCTCGGGGCGCAGGACGCCCACGAACTCGGCCAGGCGCAGCAGCGGCACGCCGACCAGCGCCGAGTAGACGGCCGTCGGCAGGCTCATGGTCAGCAGGGGCACCAGGAACCGTTCCTGCGTGAGGTTGCTCTGGACCAGCAGGAACACGAAGTCGTGCAGCAACACCGCCAGCACGATCATCACGGCATCGACGACGATCACGCCGTGCACCAGCCGCCCGCGCAGCCGCCCCAGGCCGAATCCGAGGATGCACTTGCACAGCGAGCGCAGGCCCAGCAGCGGCGGATTGCCCAGGTCCTGCACCAGCCCGATGGCGAAGCCGCCCACCGTCGCCGGCACCGCACCCGCCGACAGCGCCAGCATGACCAGCGCGATGATCGTGAAATCGGGAGCGCGCCCGGCGATGTCTATCATGGGCGCCACCAGCGCATCGCCGACGAAGGCCACCAGGAACCAGAGCATGGTCGTGCGGATGAACTGCCTCACGGCGTCAGCCCCATCCCGGCCCCCAGGCTCGTGACGACAAAGACCGTCTCGTTCACATCCGCGGAAGCGGCCAGGTCGATGGTGATGTCCTTGAACATGCCGTCGGCCGGTTTCTCCACTGTCGCCACCACGCCGAGCGGGAACCCGCGCGGCGTCTGCCCTGCGTCCGGTGTCCCGGCCATGTCGCGCACCTCGGTGATGCCCGAGGTGATGACCAGGTCGCCGGGCGCCACGTCCTCGTCACGACCGATCATGTCCACGCGGATGGTACTGGCGTGCGGTCGCAGGATCCCCACCAGCCCGGTGCGCTCGATCTCCACGCCCAGGGCGAAATCCGGCGCCGTCAACAGTTCGACCCACGCCTCGCGCGCACTGACGATCTGCCGCACGCGGCCCAGGTAGCCCGCGCGCGAGACCACCGGCTGGTAGACGCGCCAGCCCACGGGCTGCGCACTGGCGATCTTGATCATGGTCACCTGGCGCCCGCGCTGCCGCATGACCACGCGACAGGGCACCAGCTCGCCGGTGTAGCCGGCGTCGAGGGCGGGCCCGGCCAGGCGCGCCGCATCGCTCAGCTCGCGATCAGCAGCCGACGCCTGCAATTCCAGTTCGGCCACGCGCTGCTGCAACTCGGCGTTCTCGCCGCGAAGGGTCACCACGTCGCCGGCAAAGCTGCGCACCCGCATCCAGGGATCGGTCAGGACCACGGAGAGGCTGTCGGCCACGAGGACCCGGGCGTCGCCGGGCAGGAAGAGCAGCAGCAGGGACAGACCGACACACGACACCAGCGCGGTGACTTCGCCGCGGGGCGAGAACCGGTGCTGGCGTCCATTCATGCCCGCGCCCCGGAACCGGTCATCAGGAGCGTCCGCTCGGCATGATCACCGGGCGGTACTTCTCGAAGTCGTCGAGGATCTTGCCGGTGCCGAGCACCACGCAGAACAGCGGGTCGTCCATCAGGTTGATGGGCAGGTCGGTCTGCTCGCGCAGCAGTTCGGGCAACCCGCGCAGCAGCGCGCCGCCGCCGGTCAGCACGATGCCCCGGTCCTTGATGTCGGCCGCCAGCTCGGGCGGCGTCTGCTCCAGGGAGTGCTTCAACGCGTCGCAGATCTGCTGGATCGGCTCCTGCAGCGCCTCGCGGATCTCCACCGACGAGACCTTGATGGTCTTGGGCACGCCCGACACCTGGTACAGGCCCTTGACTTCCATCTCGCGCTCTTCGTCGAACTTGTGCGCCGAGCCGATGGTCTTCTTGATGTTCTCGGCCGTCTGGTCGCCGATCAGCAGGTTGTGGTTCTTCTTCACGTAGTTGACGATGGCTTCATCCAGCTCGTCGCCGCCCACGCGGATCGAGGTGTCGCAGACGATGCCGTTCAGCGCGATGACCGCGATCTCCGAGGTGCCGCCGCCGATGTCGATGATCATGTTGCCGCTCGGCTGGTCCACCGGCAGCCCCACACCGATGGCCGCGGCCATGGGCTCCGCCACCAGGAACACCTCGCGCGCACCGGCGTGCTTGGCGCTGTCGCGCACGGCGCGCTTTTCCACCTCGGTGATGCCCGAGGGCACACAGATGACGATGCGCGGCGCGA comes from bacterium and encodes:
- the mreD gene encoding rod shape-determining protein MreD codes for the protein MRQFIRTTMLWFLVAFVGDALVAPMIDIAGRAPDFTIIALVMLALSAGAVPATVGGFAIGLVQDLGNPPLLGLRSLCKCILGFGLGRLRGRLVHGVIVVDAVMIVLAVLLHDFVFLLVQSNLTQERFLVPLLTMSLPTAVYSALVGVPLLRLAEFVGVLRPED
- a CDS encoding rod shape-determining protein MreC, with the protein product MNGRQHRFSPRGEVTALVSCVGLSLLLLFLPGDARVLVADSLSVVLTDPWMRVRSFAGDVVTLRGENAELQQRVAELELQASAADRELSDAARLAGPALDAGYTGELVPCRVVMRQRGRQVTMIKIASAQPVGWRVYQPVVSRAGYLGRVRQIVSAREAWVELLTAPDFALGVEIERTGLVGILRPHASTIRVDMIGRDEDVAPGDLVITSGITEVRDMAGTPDAGQTPRGFPLGVVATVEKPADGMFKDITIDLAASADVNETVFVVTSLGAGMGLTP
- a CDS encoding rod shape-determining protein, which gives rise to MFKHLQGMVTNDIAIDLGTANTLVYVKGKGIVLNQPSVVALDKHTGKVYAVGAEAKAMLGKTPERIAAIRPMKDGVIADFEVTEYMLREFIRIAQKKRHFIAPRIVICVPSGITEVEKRAVRDSAKHAGAREVFLVAEPMAAAIGVGLPVDQPSGNMIIDIGGGTSEIAVIALNGIVCDTSIRVGGDELDEAIVNYVKKNHNLLIGDQTAENIKKTIGSAHKFDEEREMEVKGLYQVSGVPKTIKVSSVEIREALQEPIQQICDALKHSLEQTPPELAADIKDRGIVLTGGGALLRGLPELLREQTDLPINLMDDPLFCVVLGTGKILDDFEKYRPVIMPSGRS